TCAGTGAAATCATTGATCAGCTAAACCAATTAAGCATTGAAATGAAAGCATTTATGAAAAAAGTTTTGCGATAATGAATAGAAGAAAAACGGCTGCCTCAAACAATCCTTTTGATGGCAGCCGTTTTTCTTATCTTCCTTTTGCAAAAATCACTCTTTCATCGAACCGCAATATAAATATCCACTTCCGCATGCTCGGGATCCGCGCATCTTTCATCATATACTTCAAAATCGCCCGTATACGTTCTTTCCCATTCCGAATGGGGAAACCAAGACCAGATGGTTTGCCATGCTTGCAGAACGACCGCTGTGATCGGACCTTTTACAGACGTAAACACGAGATATTTTGCAGAGGGAATCGATTGAAGCTCGAGACCTGCCGGAAGCTGATCATTAGAGGACGCTTCCACTCCGACCGTAATTGTATACTCGCCGTTTATGCCATCCTCATAATTGGAGTAGCAGCCGTATGTAACTCCCGTTTTCAAGAGCGGCGCTGCCTGCTCATGAAACCTGGTCCATAATAATGGAATCTTCCCCTGTGAAGTCATCTCATCTGCATTGCATGTACGAGCCGTGACGCCCGCTATTTGAAAAGCTCCTCTCTTTACCAGAGCAGGCTCCTTGATTGTCCGTTTTTGCCACCGCTTTAAAGTGGGCAGCAAGGAGAGGAACAGCTGACGGGCTTCAGCCTCTTCCATGCCCTCCTTCTGAAAATGCGGCACACAAACTGCCGCCATTTCTTCCATGCTGATATCCGGCTGTCGATACTCCCCCTCATGATAACAATGAAAACAATAATCTTGACTAGACTGACCGTTTTTTTCAGTGCCCAGCTTGGCTTGATCAGTGAGAGGCATTCCGCAGCTTTGACAATAAGTTTGCATTTTCCAATCTCCACCTTTCTGTTATTCGCCTTCACTATATCAAGACAAACCTGACAACAGCCTGTCATATTTACAAAAAAAAGCTCATCCTATTTTTCATACTGACGGACGATCTCTGCCGCACGCTGCTTGATTACCTCCACGATATGGGGAGGTTCTATAACTTGGAGCCGAGGTCCAAAGCTGAGCAGGAAGCCGTACAGCCATTCATTTTCAGGAAGAGAAACGCGAATTAGGCACTGACTGGCATCAATCTGTTCCTCCCCGAAGACGTCTGCCATCATCGGATAAACATTCCGTTCATATGCCAAGATGAGCTTGACTAAGTTTTCCGGCTGATTCCATTCTTTCTTCCAAGGGAGTTCCGCTAATTTAAGCGGCTTGCGCTGAAAGGACTCCAGCCCTGTTTGCAATTCCTTCATTCTTGAAAGCTTAAATATTCGAAATTTGTTTCTCAATCGGCAAAAGCCGTACACATACCAGCGCCTTTCCTTATAGACAAGTGTATGCGGATCAATTACCCGATTCGTTAAATGACCGCTGCTGCTTGAATAAGAGAAACGCAAACAGCGCTGCGTTTCAATAGCCTGTTTACAGATCGTCATCTTTTCTTTTTGTACTCCATCATTCCCCCATGAGCTCCAGTCAACCATCACTTGATTGGCTGACTTCTTGACAGCTTCATCTGCCACGCCTATCAGCTTCTCCAGCACCGCCTCCGCATGCCGGTCTTCATAAGAAGTCAGCACACTGTTAAGCGCAATAGAAAGAGAAGCAAGCTCCTCCTTTGTTAACACTTGCTTATCCATCCGGTAACCATCGATAAGACGAATGCCTCCATTGGCTCCTTGCTGACTAAAAACAGGGATGCCGGCCCGGCTAAGCGTCTCAACATCCCGATACACCGTGCGAATGGATACGTTCAATAGCTCCGCCAGCTCTTGAGCTTTCACGTTCTTGCGATTCAGCAAGATCATCGTCATCGTTAATAAACGGTCTACCTTCATGATAACCTCCTTCCCGCCTTGCATTAAAGCGTTTGTTATGCTTTTTCAACTTACTGAGCACGGCACTAAAGATCTTCTCTTTCCACGTTTCGAATAGCTGAATAGGCAATCAGCACTCCAATAGCGGCCAATCCTAATTGAAGCGGAATGAATGTTACCATGGAGAAGGTTGGATTAGATGAGTAAGCAATCACAACAATAAGCAAGGATGAACCGATTGTCGCCGGAACCGAATATTTACGCATGCCAAAGTACAATGCAATTAAGCTTGATCCGGCAGCAGCAGCGGCAAAGAAAATTATTTTGATCGTCTCTTCCCAAAACTGATGGGGAGTAACAGAAAAAGGAACAATTGAAAAGTAAGCATTGATAATAAAAAATGATCCTGCCACAATCATATTAGATAATAGAATCGTCATAAACGTCAGCATGGCGATGATAATTAGTTTACTGGCGATTATTTTCTTTCGGTTAACAGGATAAGAGAACATAATCAAAATCGTTTTATTCCGATACTCTTCGATCACCATTTTCGCAATCAGCACAGCGGCAAATACAATAAACGTTGCTCTTACCATTCCACCGATCATGTCAAAGACATCTTCATACATGGTAAACATAAGATCTCCTTCCTTGTTTTCGATATATATTACGAAGTAAGTGAGAATCGCTATTGCTAAATTGCTGATTAGCGCCCCTCTGATATACCAGCCAAGCGAAAATTTCTTCAACTCCAGCCTTATTAGTTGCAGCATTCTAACCACTCTCCTTATTTTTTCATTGAAGCTCATCCCCACTGCGAAATCATCTGCACACATCCCTCACTGCCTTCATGAAACTAGAGTGGTGATTTACTTGGCTGTTCCTTCTTCATTCATTACATTCAAAAAATACTCTTCCAGTGAACTATGCTTTTTATTGATACTTTCAATCTCAATCCCGTTCAAAATCAGGACTTTTGAAATTTCTTGCAGCGTGGCTGTTGTTTCATAAATGCGAATCATTTTGTCATTCATGATTTTATAATTTTTCAGTCGCAATTGATTGTCTAAAATATAAACAGCTTTCTTGACATCTTGAACGGTCACTTCCATATATTCTGTTTGTTCGCCGCTAATACTCTGCATCGATACTTCCCTGATGAGCTTACCGTTTTGAATGACCCCAATTGTATCAGCCATCTGCTCCATCTCCGCTAAAATGTGGCTGGACACTAATAGCGTCAAGCCATATTCCTTACACAGCATTTTAAATAATTCCCGCATCTCTTTAATTCCGATTGGGTCTAGACCGTTGATCGGTTCATCTAAAATTAATAGCTCCGGCTTTGTCGTAATCGCTCTAGCAATTCCTAATCGCTGCTTCATCCCAAGGGAAAAGTCTTTTACTTTCTTGTTATCGACATTGTGTAAATGAACCATATCCAATGCGCGGTCAATAGCCCTTTTGTCGTAGTAGCCCATGTACTCACAGTGCAAGCTCAGGTTCTCCTTAGCTGTAAGCTTCTCATAGAAAATCGGATATTCAATAATCATTCCTATCCGCTTGAATACTTGATAGGAAGTGTTTGTTAACCTTTCTCCGAAAATTTCAATCTCTCCACTAGTTGGTTTAATTAAGTTCGTCACCATCTTCATTAATGTTGTTTTTCCAGCGCCATTCGGCCCTAAAAACCCGTAAATCTCTCCTTGTTTCACATGCATATTAACCGAAGAAACAGCCTCTTTCCCATCAAACACTTTTGTCAATTGATTCGTTTTAAGTATATAAGACATGCAATGTTCTCCCTTCTCTTCCTGCATCCATTGTACGAAATGAAGTTATCTTTTTTCTTAATCAATCCTTACAAATTTCTTACGCTCACAGAAAAGCGCAGGGCGACGGGGACAGAAGCGAGAAAAAAAGCTTGCAGAATAGCCATTCTACAAGCCAATACCCCATTTTTTTAATGCGACGGTAAACATCGTTTTCTCATAGGGCTTGCTGGAGAGGTGAATTTCTCCCCCCAGCACTTCAACAAGCCGCTTGGTGATTGTTAAGCCCAGACCGCTTCCTTGATAGCTGCGGTTTCTTGAGTCTTCCAGCGTATACATCCGTTCAAATACTTTATCGATATGCGACTCGGAAATCCCTTTCCCTTTGTCCCATATGTCAATATACAAAAAATTTTCAGAGTTTCTTACAGCAATGCCTACTGTTTTTCCTTCTCCTCCATAGGCGATCGCATTGGAGAGTAAGTTATGTAAAATCCTGCTTAACACTTCTTCATTTCCCCAGGCATACAGCTGATCCTCAGAAATATCAATGTGGACGGAAAAACCTTTCGCCGTCAGCAAATCATAGAAAGACAAAATGGTTTTCCGGCAAATTTCATTTACATTGATTCTGGCAAATTCAATTTCTTTATCGCCTGATTCCAATTTTGCCAAATCAAAAAATTTACGGATAAGCTCCATCACTTCATTTGTTTTCAGCCGCACATTTTGCACTAAGGCTTGCCGCTCGGCTTCGCTCAGCGAGTGATCGGT
The Bacillus xiapuensis DNA segment above includes these coding regions:
- a CDS encoding sensor histidine kinase, which codes for MEAFLTVMAAVLLGLNVLQYSRRRKQNRDLCYMYEKLQAIVAEKTGEKLLLATDHQELQKLLVEINHLLEAIQLSNAEHAKVEMSMRRMLANISHDLNTPLTVILGYAEILQTDHSLSEAERQALVQNVRLKTNEVMELIRKFFDLAKLESGDKEIEFARINVNEICRKTILSFYDLLTAKGFSVHIDISEDQLYAWGNEEVLSRILHNLLSNAIAYGGEGKTVGIAVRNSENFLYIDIWDKGKGISESHIDKVFERMYTLEDSRNRSYQGSGLGLTITKRLVEVLGGEIHLSSKPYEKTMFTVALKKWGIGL
- a CDS encoding ABC transporter ATP-binding protein, translating into MSYILKTNQLTKVFDGKEAVSSVNMHVKQGEIYGFLGPNGAGKTTLMKMVTNLIKPTSGEIEIFGERLTNTSYQVFKRIGMIIEYPIFYEKLTAKENLSLHCEYMGYYDKRAIDRALDMVHLHNVDNKKVKDFSLGMKQRLGIARAITTKPELLILDEPINGLDPIGIKEMRELFKMLCKEYGLTLLVSSHILAEMEQMADTIGVIQNGKLIREVSMQSISGEQTEYMEVTVQDVKKAVYILDNQLRLKNYKIMNDKMIRIYETTATLQEISKVLILNGIEIESINKKHSSLEEYFLNVMNEEGTAK
- a CDS encoding helix-turn-helix transcriptional regulator, translated to MKVDRLLTMTMILLNRKNVKAQELAELLNVSIRTVYRDVETLSRAGIPVFSQQGANGGIRLIDGYRMDKQVLTKEELASLSIALNSVLTSYEDRHAEAVLEKLIGVADEAVKKSANQVMVDWSSWGNDGVQKEKMTICKQAIETQRCLRFSYSSSSGHLTNRVIDPHTLVYKERRWYVYGFCRLRNKFRIFKLSRMKELQTGLESFQRKPLKLAELPWKKEWNQPENLVKLILAYERNVYPMMADVFGEEQIDASQCLIRVSLPENEWLYGFLLSFGPRLQVIEPPHIVEVIKQRAAEIVRQYEK
- a CDS encoding effector binding domain-containing protein, which produces MQTYCQSCGMPLTDQAKLGTEKNGQSSQDYCFHCYHEGEYRQPDISMEEMAAVCVPHFQKEGMEEAEARQLFLSLLPTLKRWQKRTIKEPALVKRGAFQIAGVTARTCNADEMTSQGKIPLLWTRFHEQAAPLLKTGVTYGCYSNYEDGINGEYTITVGVEASSNDQLPAGLELQSIPSAKYLVFTSVKGPITAVVLQAWQTIWSWFPHSEWERTYTGDFEVYDERCADPEHAEVDIYIAVR
- a CDS encoding ABC transporter permease, whose amino-acid sequence is MLQLIRLELKKFSLGWYIRGALISNLAIAILTYFVIYIENKEGDLMFTMYEDVFDMIGGMVRATFIVFAAVLIAKMVIEEYRNKTILIMFSYPVNRKKIIASKLIIIAMLTFMTILLSNMIVAGSFFIINAYFSIVPFSVTPHQFWEETIKIIFFAAAAAGSSLIALYFGMRKYSVPATIGSSLLIVVIAYSSNPTFSMVTFIPLQLGLAAIGVLIAYSAIRNVEREDL